The sequence GGCCAACAAGCTAAACTTGGCTTTGAGCTAGCGGGTAAGATTGAGGTCATTTTGGTCGATGTTGGTGATAGCGTTGCAAAAGGTACTGCTTTAGTGCGACTCAATACCGACCTTTTGAAAACGGAACTTGGTCAACTTAACGCCCAGGACAGAGAGGTGCGCGCGCAATTAAAGCTCGTCAATGCCAACTTCAAACGTCAACAATCGCTAAAATCCAAAGGGTTTAGTGCGGATGCAGAAATCGATGCACTTACCAGCGAAAAAGGCGTCCTACAAGCGAATCTTGTCCGTTTGGAAGCGGCAATTCGCGCTAATAGACTGCGCATCGAGAAGTCGACTATTCTGGCTCCGTACGCGGGACGTATCGCTGAGCGTTACGTCTCGTTAGGTGACGTTGTCAATGTGGGTACCCCGACATTTGTACTGCTTGCAACAGAAGGGAAAGAGGCATTTATTGGCATCCCTGCTAAGCAGCTAAAGCGTGTTACCGCCCTCACCTCTCCTATCATCCGAGTCGATGACAACGACTATGCCGCAACACTGCTCAATCCGGGTGCGATGGTAGACACCCAATCACGAAGCGTTGGGCTTAGATATCAATTACCCGAAAACCCCGACCTACTAGAAGGTCAACTGGCCTACCTTTCCTTTAATGAAACGGTGCAAGACAGCGGTTACTGGGTTCCTCTTACTGCGCTTATCGATGGACTCCGTGGCGTCTGGAACGTATACGTGGTCGGAGAGGACAATAAAGTTGAAAGACGCAGCATCAACGTGCTTTATGCTGATGGTCAGCGCGCATTTGTATCCGGGGCTATAGAAGATGGCGAAGCCATTATCGCCAGTGGATTGCATCGTGTAGTACCAGGGCAACCTGTTCAAATTGCGCAGCAATAAGGATCATTATGAAGCTTATTGATGCAATCACTAATACTCGTCTATTGCTACTGGTTACCGCACTATTGATCGTCAGCGGTCTGGCCGCGTTTACTTCATTGCCACGGGCAGAAGATCCCATCATTAGTAATCGCTTTGCCAACGTCACCACCAGTTTTCCTGGTGCGAGCGCCGATCGTGTGGAAACACTGGTCACTGAAGTCGTAGAAAACAAATTGCGCGAGCTAAGTGAAGTTAAGTTGCTCACATCCAGTTCGCGTCCTGGAGTTTCTATCGTCACTATTGAGCTCAAAGACGAAGTGACAGAGCCAGAGCCTATCTGGTCAAAAGCCAGAGACAAACTTTCAGATGTTGAACCGTTACTTCCAGTTGGAACCGCACCACCCGATCTCGATAGCGATCATACCTATGCATTTACTGTCATCTCTTCACTGACTTGGGACGGTGCGGGCGAATCGGATATTTTGACACTAGGTCGTTATGGCAAGGAGCTAGCGAAGAGGCTACGCACTTTATCTGGCACCGAGTTTGTTGATGAATACGGCATGCCGAAAGAAGAGATCCAAGTAAACCTACGAACCGCAGATACTGCAGCGTTTGGGGCATCGAGCATTCAAATAGGTGATAGCCTGCGTGGTGCTGATGCAAAGAACTCAGCAGGGCAACTAGTAAGCCAGTTCTCGCGATTCGGCTTGGAAATTGAATCTGAACTAGATTCGATTGAGCGAATCAAACAGGTGCCTCTTCTTGTCGCTAGGAACGGACATATCATCCGTGTGGAAGACATTGCAACCGTCACTCGAAGCCAAAAAACACCAGAAAGTGAAGTGGCAATTATCGATGGCCATCCTGGTGTGATTATTGCTGCCCGCATGGAGCCGGAACTTCGAGTTGATCAATGGACGGCACGAGCAAAAACGGTCATCAATCAGTTCGAACGCGACCTTCCAAGCAACATCAAAGTCACTCTGTTATTCGACCAACAAGGTTACACCACAACACGTTTGGTCGATTTAGGTAAAAGCCTGCTGATTGGCTTTTCTCTTATCCTCATCGTACTTTTTGTCACCCTTGGTGTACGCGCAGCCATACTCGTTGCGATAGCCCTGCCACTGACCTGTATGATCACCTTGTCATTGATGAAAATGACGGGTATTCCTATTAACCAAATGTCGGTAACCGGACTCATTGTCGCGCTGGGAATCATGGTCGATAACGCGGTGGTCATGGTGGATACAATTCAGAGCTATCGACTCAAAGGTCAAGCAAGGCTAGAAGCAACCATCAATGCTATCTCCCACTTATGGGTGCCGCTCCTTGGCTCCACACTGACCACCATTTTGGCATTTGCGCCTATCTTCTTAATGCCGGGCGCAACAGGAGAGTTTGTTGGCGCGATTGCCATTACCGTCTCGTTCTCGTTGGTTGGCTCTTATATTCTGTCGCATACCGTAATCGCAGGCTTTGCGACTATGCTGCTGCCAAGCCATGCCACTGGCAACCATTGGTATAACAGCGGCCTACGCATTCCAGCGTTGACCCGTGGATTTAGCCAGTCAGTCAGACTAGCCATCAAACATCCAGCTATTTCACTCGTCGCGGTTCTCGCCGTCCCGGTGACGGGCTATTGGAGTATATCTCAGCTAACCGAGCAATTCTTCCCACCCTCGGATCGAGATATGTTTGAGGTTCAAGTATATCTGCCGCCACAAGCTAGCTTGTATGCGACGAAAGCGACGACTAAGGACGTCGATGCCATTATTCGCGACAACCCGGGCGTTGAGCGTGTTGATTGGCTAGTGGGTGCTAACTTTCCTTCTTTCTATTACAACCTACAAGCAACGCAAAATAACGCACCGTATTTTTCACAGGCCATGGTTAAAATGGAAAACTTTCAGCAGGCTAATTCGCTAATACCGAATCTGCAAGCTCGCCTAAATCGCGAGCTTCCTGGAGCACAGATCTTAGTGAGAAAGCTCGAACAAGGCCCTCCGTTCCGCGCCCCTATTGAGCTTCGAGTCTATGGTAAAAACCTAAATACACTCAAAGCGATAGGTGAAGATATTCGTCTTATTTTGGCTAATACACCTCACGTCACGCATACGCGAGAAACGCTTCAACCTGGCACGCCCAAAGTTTGGCTTAAAGTCGATGAAGACACCGCAAAGCTTAATGGCATTTCACTCAATCAATTTGCCAATATGTTGCAGGCTACCATGGTAGGGCGAGAAACAGGCTCTGTGACGGAAGGCAGTGAGTCGATCCCAATACGTGTTCGAGTCGCCAATGAAGAGCGCGAAAATCTATCACACCTTGGTAACGTAAGATTGCCTATTGCTTCTGAGGTTTACACCACTGGCGTCAACGTATCGACATTGGCCGAACTTGAGCTGACAACCAGCCGTGGTGCTATTACGCGTCGCAATGGTGAGCGGGTTAATACTATCGAAGGCTATATTCAAGCAGGCGTATTACCACAAACAGTGTTAATCGACTTTCAACAAAGACTTGAATCTTATACTTTGCCCTCTGGCTACCACATCGATTTTGGTGGTGAATCCGCTGAGCGCGATCGCTCGGTGGCATTGCTCATCTCCAATATCTCTGTCGTGGTGGTTTTGATGGTCTTAGTTGTGGTGATGTCGTTCAACTCATTTAGACTAAGCTCAATCATTTTCATGGTGGCTGGCCTGGCCGGCGGTTTAGGTCTGTTGTCTGTGTGGATCTTTAACTACCCGTTTGGCTTTACCGTTATCATTGCGATGTTGGGTATTATGGGACTCGCAATTAATGCCGCGATCGTCATACTCGCTGAGCTAAGAATGGATGAAAAAGCCGCCAGTGGTGATATCGACGCTTCTGTTGATGCCGTCATGTCGTGTACCCGTCACATTACCTCCACCACCATTACCACTGTGGGTGGCTTCATGCCTTTAATCATTGCAGGTGGTGGCTTTTGGCCACCTTTTGCAGTCGCCATTGCCGGTGGTACAGTACTGACAACACTATTATCGTTCTATTTTGTTCCTGTCATGTATCGCTTGATGGTGAAGAAAACAGCTAAGTAAATTGAGTTATAAGTTCCTTCACAGCTCCCCTTGATTACATCGGGGGGAGCCTCAAACGTGTACACCTACTATAAACAGTACAAAGCAACTGCCTGATTCACGTTAATACTGCTGCCCTTTAGTTACAAATTGTAGATATAGCGCGTATATAGCCAGACAGGACATTCCATACACTTCTATTGCTTCTGTCGGGTGACTTACTATATAACCCCAGATGTCGGTCAAATCGTTCATTTTCGCCTCTGATACTTAATTTAATTTTTAGGTACCAAATCCGTTTGCTGCCACTGCTCCATCCTACCCTTTAGAAATTGACATAATGAATCACTCGCGAGCGCCGCTCGGCAAAGCTCAATCAGAAATTCTTTGGTCATTTAAAGGGAGAGGTAATTTTATCAATGAACTGCTCAGTTTTTGAACTAGCCAGAAGTTTCACTTATTGGTGAATCTTGCATGTTCTAACGGATTTCACAATGGATACAGTGCCCACGATGGAGATAAGGCTTGCGGAAAATTTTTTAAGGCTTACGCCAGTCTCATCGTACTCGCTCAATTATCTATTCGAATGACCAATACAAACTCAATTGGTATGAATCGCAATCAGCCCTAGCATCTACCACAAAGCTTGAGCAAACTAATACGTTGTTGGCTTGGCTATTCACTTCCCTAACACAAAGCACAAAGAGGAAAATAATGAAGTACTTTCTAATTCAGAATGGTGGGGCTCGTTTTATTCTGAATGTTCCCGAGTTTCGACAAATTACGGGCGTAGGCTGGCAGGTTGTTGAAGTCATTATTGCAAGTAGCAAGAGAGCCGCTTGGAAAAGTGTTACGAGACATTAGTAAAAACAGCCCATCGCCTCTTTCGAAGCGATGGGCTGTTAAGGTGACTATAGATTAGCTACGGTCTTCTGCAAACATAAATACCGCCACATTAGTAATACTCACCTTGTTGATTAGAAAAACTCGTGCTCGCGCCCCACATTCTCACCCAGCGATAAAACATGTAACAAATCTTGTCTGCTATCATAAGTTCGGACATTTAAACCGCTTAATAGCAATTATTAAGGACAAAGTTATGTGGAATAAACTAAATAAATCCATGATGTTCTGCCAAATGATGTTTGGATTATCATTTTACGGCGTCATGGTCATCTTAACTCGATTCTTCCTCGAGAACCTCGATTACAGCGAAGCGGACACCATGATGGTCGTCGGTGCCTTCTCATCTATCGGCCCACTGTTCGCCATTGCAGGTGGCTTTATCGCCGACAAATTTCTAGGCGCGTTTCGGTCTTTAACCATCGCCTACCTTGGTTTTACCTGTGGTTATGCTCTGCTAGTTCTGGGCGCATCAACCGTTAACATTCCAATAAGTCTCGCTGGTATCGCACTGGCAAGTT is a genomic window of Vibrio sp. CB1-14 containing:
- a CDS encoding efflux RND transporter permease subunit, which gives rise to MKLIDAITNTRLLLLVTALLIVSGLAAFTSLPRAEDPIISNRFANVTTSFPGASADRVETLVTEVVENKLRELSEVKLLTSSSRPGVSIVTIELKDEVTEPEPIWSKARDKLSDVEPLLPVGTAPPDLDSDHTYAFTVISSLTWDGAGESDILTLGRYGKELAKRLRTLSGTEFVDEYGMPKEEIQVNLRTADTAAFGASSIQIGDSLRGADAKNSAGQLVSQFSRFGLEIESELDSIERIKQVPLLVARNGHIIRVEDIATVTRSQKTPESEVAIIDGHPGVIIAARMEPELRVDQWTARAKTVINQFERDLPSNIKVTLLFDQQGYTTTRLVDLGKSLLIGFSLILIVLFVTLGVRAAILVAIALPLTCMITLSLMKMTGIPINQMSVTGLIVALGIMVDNAVVMVDTIQSYRLKGQARLEATINAISHLWVPLLGSTLTTILAFAPIFLMPGATGEFVGAIAITVSFSLVGSYILSHTVIAGFATMLLPSHATGNHWYNSGLRIPALTRGFSQSVRLAIKHPAISLVAVLAVPVTGYWSISQLTEQFFPPSDRDMFEVQVYLPPQASLYATKATTKDVDAIIRDNPGVERVDWLVGANFPSFYYNLQATQNNAPYFSQAMVKMENFQQANSLIPNLQARLNRELPGAQILVRKLEQGPPFRAPIELRVYGKNLNTLKAIGEDIRLILANTPHVTHTRETLQPGTPKVWLKVDEDTAKLNGISLNQFANMLQATMVGRETGSVTEGSESIPIRVRVANEERENLSHLGNVRLPIASEVYTTGVNVSTLAELELTTSRGAITRRNGERVNTIEGYIQAGVLPQTVLIDFQQRLESYTLPSGYHIDFGGESAERDRSVALLISNISVVVVLMVLVVVMSFNSFRLSSIIFMVAGLAGGLGLLSVWIFNYPFGFTVIIAMLGIMGLAINAAIVILAELRMDEKAASGDIDASVDAVMSCTRHITSTTITTVGGFMPLIIAGGGFWPPFAVAIAGGTVLTTLLSFYFVPVMYRLMVKKTAK
- a CDS encoding efflux RND transporter periplasmic adaptor subunit, whose amino-acid sequence is MMRTSKILIKASVLSAIALVLGCSEKNETDLIAVEPLTVSTTDVELTPSYQVRREYVGTVKAGQQAKLGFELAGKIEVILVDVGDSVAKGTALVRLNTDLLKTELGQLNAQDREVRAQLKLVNANFKRQQSLKSKGFSADAEIDALTSEKGVLQANLVRLEAAIRANRLRIEKSTILAPYAGRIAERYVSLGDVVNVGTPTFVLLATEGKEAFIGIPAKQLKRVTALTSPIIRVDDNDYAATLLNPGAMVDTQSRSVGLRYQLPENPDLLEGQLAYLSFNETVQDSGYWVPLTALIDGLRGVWNVYVVGEDNKVERRSINVLYADGQRAFVSGAIEDGEAIIASGLHRVVPGQPVQIAQQ